In a single window of the Agrobacterium vitis genome:
- the cysG gene encoding siroheme synthase CysG, whose product MSIESDKLAVFPAFFRVSGAKLAVFGDGDEAFAKARLIANTSATIVAFTQEPEPAYAAFLKRKSIEINPAPFSPDLLVGMKLVFAATGDGAADRMIVEAARLQKIPANAVDQPDYCDFYTPALVNRAPIAVAIGTEGVGPVLAQMIRAGIDRQLPRSLGKLGRLANSYRHAVDRLVPRGVARRLFWRSFFQGDVADAMEGGDVKVARRRATKLLKTAANTVPEGRIFLVGAGPGAEDLLTLRAHRLMMEADAIVYDALVPQAVVDMGRRDADRIPVGKRKGCHSKSQSEINDLLLSLGRAGKRIVRLKSGDPLIFGRAGEEMAALRDAGIAYEIVPGVTSALAAAADFELPLTLRGVSSSLVFTTGHDLTGDVLPDWARLALSGATVAVYMGRTVAASVAERLIAGGLAQDTTVAVVENAGRGDRRLLHGTLRELPGLEGMTELTGPVMVIIGDAVAGANFERSMPLAQARLALANVDQQQMTRV is encoded by the coding sequence TTGAGCATCGAGTCTGACAAGCTGGCGGTTTTTCCGGCGTTTTTTCGCGTTTCCGGCGCGAAATTGGCTGTGTTTGGCGATGGCGACGAGGCCTTTGCCAAGGCTCGGCTGATTGCCAATACATCAGCGACGATCGTTGCCTTTACCCAGGAGCCGGAGCCTGCTTATGCAGCCTTTCTGAAGCGTAAATCCATTGAGATCAATCCGGCACCGTTTTCTCCTGATCTGCTGGTGGGGATGAAATTGGTTTTTGCCGCGACCGGTGATGGCGCGGCGGATCGGATGATTGTTGAAGCGGCACGGCTGCAAAAAATACCTGCCAATGCCGTCGATCAGCCTGACTATTGTGATTTCTATACGCCTGCTCTTGTTAATCGTGCGCCGATTGCGGTGGCAATTGGCACGGAAGGTGTGGGGCCAGTGCTGGCCCAGATGATCCGCGCCGGAATTGACCGGCAATTGCCGAGGTCGCTGGGCAAGCTGGGGCGGTTGGCCAATAGCTATCGTCATGCCGTTGACAGGCTTGTGCCGCGCGGTGTGGCGCGCCGTTTGTTCTGGCGTTCTTTCTTTCAAGGCGATGTGGCTGATGCCATGGAAGGTGGCGATGTGAAAGTCGCACGCCGCCGGGCGACAAAGCTGCTGAAGACGGCGGCCAATACCGTGCCGGAAGGTCGGATCTTTCTGGTCGGGGCCGGGCCGGGGGCGGAAGACCTGCTGACATTGCGCGCCCATCGGCTGATGATGGAAGCTGACGCCATTGTTTACGATGCGCTTGTGCCGCAGGCCGTGGTCGATATGGGCCGGCGCGACGCGGACCGCATTCCGGTTGGTAAGCGCAAGGGCTGTCATTCCAAGTCGCAGAGCGAGATCAATGATCTCCTCCTGTCGCTCGGCCGGGCCGGAAAACGCATTGTGCGGCTGAAATCCGGCGATCCCTTGATCTTCGGACGAGCCGGTGAGGAAATGGCGGCGCTGCGCGATGCCGGTATCGCTTATGAGATCGTGCCTGGCGTCACCTCGGCGTTGGCGGCGGCAGCTGATTTCGAATTGCCCTTGACCTTGCGCGGTGTCTCGTCGTCGCTGGTCTTTACCACCGGTCATGACCTGACAGGCGATGTTTTGCCCGATTGGGCGCGGCTGGCGCTTTCAGGCGCAACCGTTGCCGTCTATATGGGGCGCACAGTGGCGGCCTCCGTGGCTGAACGGCTGATTGCCGGTGGTCTGGCGCAGGACACGACGGTTGCCGTGGTGGAAAATGCCGGGCGCGGAGACCGCCGCCTGCTGCATGGTACACTGCGGGAATTGCCGGGTCTGGAAGGTATGACGGAATTGACCGGACCCGTGATGGTCATTATCGGCGATGCGGTAGCGGGTGCGAATTTCGAGCGGTCGATGCCGTTGGCGCAGGCGCGTCTTGCCCTGGCGAATGTCGATCAACAGCAGATGACGAGGGTTTGA
- a CDS encoding deaminase, with amino-acid sequence MTDQNLTARLLDVIEQDIIPLTEKGVADGNKIFGAAILRKSDLSLVLAETNNELENPLWHGEVHTLKRFYELGERPPTSELIFLSTHEPCTMCMSAITWAGFDNFYYFFSHEDSRDAFAIPHDLKILKEVFGLEPGGYRKQNAFWHSFAINDMIEVEDDAIRGELLTQAQKIRGLYGNLSGQYQSAKSGNDIPLN; translated from the coding sequence ATGACCGATCAAAATCTCACCGCCAGATTGCTTGACGTGATCGAGCAGGACATCATCCCGCTGACGGAAAAAGGCGTGGCCGACGGCAACAAGATTTTTGGCGCGGCAATCTTGCGCAAATCGGACCTGTCGCTGGTGCTGGCCGAGACCAATAACGAGCTGGAAAACCCGCTCTGGCATGGCGAAGTCCATACGCTGAAGCGCTTTTACGAACTGGGCGAGCGCCCACCGACATCAGAGCTGATTTTCCTCTCCACCCATGAACCCTGCACCATGTGCATGTCGGCAATCACCTGGGCCGGTTTCGACAATTTCTATTATTTCTTCAGCCATGAAGATAGCCGCGATGCCTTCGCTATTCCGCACGACCTGAAAATTCTGAAGGAAGTGTTCGGGCTGGAACCCGGCGGCTATCGCAAACAAAATGCCTTCTGGCACAGTTTCGCCATCAACGACATGATTGAAGTGGAAGACGATGCAATCAGGGGGGAACTGCTGACCCAGGCCCAGAAGATCCGTGGCCTCTACGGCAATCTGTCCGGCCAGTATCAATCGGCCAAGAGCGGCAACGACATTCCGCTAAACTGA
- the mazG gene encoding nucleoside triphosphate pyrophosphohydrolase, producing the protein MQPSQDIARLIEIMAALRDPQTGCPWDIVQTFETIKPYTLEEAYEVADAIERNDPDDLCEELGDLLLQVVFHARIAEEAGLFSFGDVVEAVTSKMIRRHPHVFARSDADTPDAVKLQWDVIKKQEKQERAERRAARGVAEVFKDGHLGSVQRTFPALTEAVKLQEQAAKVGFDWAEAEPILDKIEEEIAELREALQTGQPDKIKDELGDLIFALVNIGRHTGSDPEQALRGTNVKFRRRFGYIERTLRESGERLENATLARMEALWKEAKRLERFL; encoded by the coding sequence ATGCAGCCCTCACAGGATATCGCCCGGCTGATCGAAATCATGGCGGCGCTTCGCGATCCGCAAACCGGCTGCCCCTGGGACATTGTCCAGACATTCGAGACGATCAAGCCCTATACGCTGGAAGAAGCCTATGAGGTGGCCGACGCCATCGAACGCAATGACCCGGACGATCTCTGCGAAGAACTGGGTGATCTCTTGCTGCAAGTGGTGTTTCATGCGCGGATTGCCGAGGAGGCCGGTCTGTTTTCCTTCGGCGACGTGGTCGAAGCGGTGACCTCTAAAATGATCCGCCGTCATCCGCATGTGTTTGCCCGCTCGGATGCCGATACGCCTGACGCCGTCAAGCTGCAATGGGATGTGATTAAAAAGCAGGAAAAACAAGAAAGAGCCGAACGTCGCGCAGCGCGTGGTGTGGCCGAGGTGTTTAAAGACGGTCATCTCGGCTCAGTGCAGCGAACGTTTCCGGCCCTGACGGAAGCCGTCAAGCTTCAGGAACAGGCTGCAAAGGTCGGGTTCGATTGGGCTGAGGCCGAACCCATTCTCGACAAGATCGAGGAGGAGATCGCCGAACTGCGAGAAGCACTCCAAACCGGGCAGCCAGACAAGATAAAAGACGAGCTGGGAGATCTGATTTTCGCTCTGGTCAATATTGGCCGACACACCGGCAGCGATCCCGAACAAGCCCTGCGGGGAACGAATGTGAAATTCAGACGGCGCTTCGGCTATATCGAACGGACATTACGGGAAAGCGGAGAGCGCCTGGAAAATGCAACACTCGCCCGGATGGAAGCGCTATGGAAAGAAGCAAAAAGACTGGAACGCTTTTTATGA
- a CDS encoding IS5 family transposase yields the protein MRGQPGFWDLDDRYERLSAVGDPLEKLNSIIPWAIFEKPLAKALKRSDGSKGGRPPFPSVLMFKILVLQALYNLSDDQAEFVIQDRLSFMRFLGLSLSQKVPDAKTIWLFRESLVRAGAIDNLFARFDKHLSRSGYLAKGGQIVDATIIQAPKQHNSQDEKDAIKAGEIPEDWKDKPARLAQKDRDARWTVKYSKAKRPTETPTSTTTGQHDIAIPMFGYKNHAGIDRAHGFIRGWTVTSASAHDGAQLRNVVTKDNTASTVWADTAYRSKTNEEWLQDNGLKSDIHQKKPKGKPMPEAMSRANGRRSKVRSAIEHVFARQKDKMKLFVRTIGISRARVKIGMANITYNMLRYVWLTGKPRTA from the coding sequence ATGCGTGGGCAACCGGGCTTTTGGGATTTGGATGATCGTTACGAACGGCTGAGTGCCGTCGGCGATCCGCTGGAGAAGCTCAACAGCATCATTCCATGGGCGATATTTGAAAAACCTTTAGCGAAGGCGCTGAAGCGGTCCGACGGATCGAAGGGTGGACGTCCACCATTTCCGTCGGTTCTGATGTTTAAAATCCTGGTGCTGCAAGCGCTTTATAATCTCTCCGACGACCAAGCAGAGTTTGTTATCCAGGACCGGCTGTCGTTTATGCGTTTCCTTGGCCTTTCCCTTTCGCAGAAGGTGCCGGATGCCAAGACGATCTGGCTGTTCCGAGAGAGTTTGGTGCGTGCAGGTGCCATTGATAATCTGTTTGCCCGTTTCGACAAGCATCTCTCACGTTCCGGATATCTGGCCAAAGGCGGGCAGATCGTTGACGCCACGATCATCCAGGCTCCCAAGCAACATAACAGCCAGGACGAGAAAGACGCGATCAAGGCCGGCGAAATCCCTGAGGACTGGAAGGATAAACCCGCCAGGCTGGCCCAGAAGGACCGCGACGCGCGATGGACAGTGAAGTATTCCAAGGCGAAACGGCCAACGGAGACGCCGACGTCGACGACGACTGGCCAGCACGATATTGCCATTCCAATGTTTGGTTACAAAAACCATGCAGGCATCGACCGAGCCCATGGCTTTATCCGGGGATGGACGGTGACGAGTGCGAGCGCCCATGACGGAGCCCAGCTTCGAAACGTAGTGACCAAAGACAATACCGCGTCGACGGTCTGGGCCGATACGGCCTATCGCTCCAAGACCAACGAGGAATGGTTGCAGGACAATGGCCTAAAGTCCGACATCCATCAGAAGAAGCCAAAGGGCAAACCCATGCCGGAGGCGATGTCGCGCGCCAACGGCCGTCGTTCGAAGGTCCGCTCCGCCATCGAACATGTCTTTGCGCGGCAGAAGGACAAGATGAAGCTCTTCGTGCGCACCATCGGAATCAGCCGAGCGAGGGTGAAGATCGGCATGGCCAATATCACCTACAACATGCTTCGCTATGTCTGGCTGACTGGAAAACCACGGACCGCATAA